In a genomic window of Flavobacterium crassostreae:
- the porV gene encoding type IX secretion system outer membrane channel protein PorV: MKKLILLTSCLFAFTFAKAQENNRVITTAVPFLMVSADARAAGMADIGVATSADAFSQQWNPAKYAFSTDKQGFSVSYTPYLTDLANDISLGQATYYNKISERSAFATSLRFFGFGDIELRQTENPDEQFRTVSPNELALDGSYSLKLSEKFSMAVAGRYIRSNLKIASENVDASAANSFAIDVAGFYQSEEVYYNNFNGRWRAGFNIQNLGPKINYDNDKISGNFLPANLKLGTGFDFILDDYNKVTVNVELNKLLVPTPQFGVDLNADGVVDTKDRTIANQDYRSIGWVSGVFKSLGDAPDGFGEELKEVTYAVGAEYMYQDSFALRTGYFTENQLKGARKYFSLGAGFKYNVVKVDVSYLFSASKVPNPLENTLRFSLTFNFGDKYEVY; this comes from the coding sequence ATGAAGAAATTAATTCTTTTAACAAGCTGTTTATTTGCATTTACTTTTGCAAAAGCACAAGAAAACAATAGAGTAATTACAACCGCCGTCCCATTTTTGATGGTCTCTGCAGATGCTAGAGCCGCAGGTATGGCAGATATAGGGGTAGCAACCTCTGCAGATGCTTTTTCGCAACAATGGAACCCTGCAAAATATGCTTTTTCTACGGATAAACAAGGTTTTTCGGTAAGCTACACGCCATATTTAACCGATTTAGCAAACGATATTTCGTTAGGGCAAGCTACCTATTATAATAAAATAAGTGAGCGAAGTGCTTTTGCCACGAGTTTGCGTTTTTTTGGATTTGGAGACATAGAATTAAGACAAACCGAAAATCCTGACGAACAATTTAGAACAGTATCACCTAATGAACTTGCTCTTGATGGTTCTTATTCTTTGAAATTAAGCGAAAAATTTTCTATGGCAGTAGCCGGAAGATACATTAGATCCAACCTCAAGATCGCTTCCGAAAATGTAGATGCTTCGGCAGCAAACTCCTTTGCGATTGATGTGGCGGGTTTTTATCAATCCGAAGAGGTGTATTACAACAACTTTAACGGAAGATGGCGAGCAGGATTTAATATCCAAAATTTAGGGCCAAAAATCAACTATGACAACGATAAAATAAGCGGAAATTTTTTGCCTGCAAATTTAAAACTTGGAACAGGATTTGATTTTATATTAGATGATTACAACAAAGTAACCGTAAATGTAGAACTAAATAAACTATTGGTTCCTACGCCGCAATTTGGAGTAGATTTAAATGCGGATGGTGTTGTTGATACTAAAGACAGAACGATTGCTAACCAAGATTACCGCTCCATTGGATGGGTTTCTGGAGTTTTCAAATCCTTGGGTGACGCACCAGATGGCTTTGGCGAAGAGTTAAAAGAGGTTACCTATGCTGTTGGTGCAGAATATATGTACCAAGATTCTTTTGCATTGCGCACGGGTTATTTTACAGAAAACCAATTAAAAGGAGCTAGAAAATATTTTTCTCTAGGAGCAGGGTTTAAATACAATGTGGTTAAAGTAGATGTGTCGTACTTGTTCTCTGCTTCAAAAGTGCCAAACCCATTAGAAAATACCTTGCGTTTTTCGCTAACATTTAATTTTGGAGACAAATACGAAGTGTATTAA